One window from the genome of Commensalibacter oyaizuii encodes:
- the rpiA gene encoding ribose-5-phosphate isomerase RpiA: MSLDQNQIDVYKEKVGEVGASLVTSGMKVGLGSGSTSACVVRALGRRWQEEGLRFIGVPTSEETARLAQSFGIELSTLGKCPELDLDIDGADEVTRQGFHLIKGLGGALLREKIVRYAAKRFVVVVDERKMVDNLGDHTPVPVEVSTFGWEATAKHLEKIGAEISIRYKKVSVRFKEDCEDFFITDGGNMILDCNFGLVNDPVKLGQSINDIVGVMENGLFIDCTDEVLIAGQNGIQHLRK; the protein is encoded by the coding sequence ATGAGTTTAGATCAAAATCAAATCGACGTTTACAAAGAAAAAGTGGGTGAGGTCGGGGCATCTTTGGTAACTTCTGGAATGAAGGTTGGATTGGGCAGCGGTAGTACTTCGGCTTGTGTAGTTCGTGCCTTGGGAAGACGGTGGCAAGAAGAAGGATTACGATTTATAGGTGTACCAACATCTGAAGAAACCGCCCGTCTAGCACAATCTTTTGGAATAGAATTGAGTACGCTTGGCAAATGCCCAGAGCTAGATCTGGATATTGATGGGGCGGATGAAGTTACGCGCCAAGGTTTTCATTTAATTAAGGGGTTAGGCGGGGCGTTATTACGTGAAAAAATTGTACGTTATGCTGCTAAACGGTTTGTGGTCGTCGTTGATGAACGCAAAATGGTTGATAACCTTGGGGATCATACCCCAGTCCCCGTAGAGGTATCAACATTTGGATGGGAAGCAACCGCCAAGCATTTGGAAAAAATCGGTGCTGAAATCAGTATCCGCTACAAAAAGGTTAGTGTTCGTTTTAAAGAGGATTGTGAAGATTTCTTTATTACAGACGGTGGGAATATGATTTTGGATTGTAATTTTGGTCTGGTCAATGATCCTGTAAAATTAGGTCAGTCAATTAATGATATTGTTGGGGTTATGGAAAACGGTTTATTTATTGATTGTACGGATGAAGTTCTTATTGCAGGTCAAAATGGTATTCAACATTTAAGAAAATAA
- a CDS encoding gluconokinase, with protein sequence MVFPVKNNATIQPCLLVVMGVSGCGKTTMATALKQKLGWPFQEGDALHPSENIKKMSKGIPLTDEDRYPWLAKCHAWLQNCEQHHNGCGILTCSALKKQYRKILIDDIQSALYFIYLKTSKEILRQRLQDRTGHFMPSSLLTSQLDTLEPPGRDEPCITVEMNHSFDDAMHTVWHALQQMPLKAGG encoded by the coding sequence ATGGTTTTCCCAGTAAAGAACAATGCGACTATTCAACCTTGTTTATTGGTGGTTATGGGGGTTTCTGGATGTGGGAAAACGACAATGGCCACAGCATTAAAGCAAAAATTGGGGTGGCCATTCCAAGAGGGGGATGCATTACATCCCTCAGAGAATATTAAAAAAATGTCTAAGGGTATTCCTTTAACGGATGAAGATCGTTACCCGTGGTTAGCGAAATGCCATGCATGGCTGCAAAATTGCGAGCAACATCATAACGGCTGTGGAATTTTGACATGCTCTGCCTTGAAAAAACAGTACAGAAAAATCTTAATAGATGATATTCAGTCTGCCTTATATTTTATATATCTAAAAACATCCAAAGAGATTTTACGTCAACGTTTGCAAGATCGCACAGGTCATTTCATGCCGTCCAGTCTGCTGACCAGTCAGTTGGATACCTTGGAACCCCCAGGTCGGGATGAACCTTGTATTACGGTTGAAATGAATCATTCCTTTGATGATGCAATGCATACAGTATGGCATGCATTACAACAGATGCCATTAAAAGCTGGCGGTTAG